The Lycium barbarum isolate Lr01 chromosome 9, ASM1917538v2, whole genome shotgun sequence genome has a segment encoding these proteins:
- the LOC132611351 gene encoding two-component response regulator 24-like, with product MSSSYDVASSMSKRIDNPNIEKKMKALIVDDDPVVRMVHKALLRKFGAETHEVKNGQEAVFAHRSGECFDLILMDLDMPVMDGRQATKELRDMHVVSLIAGVTSLGEAEKKSFMDAGLDYYYQKPLTIDAVRYLVEKIKNDA from the exons ATGTCATCGTCCTATGATGTGGCTTCTTCCATGAGCAAAAGGATTGATAACCCCAACATTGAGAAAAAAATGAAAGCGCTTATAGTAGATGATGATCCTGTAGTTCGAATGGTCCACAAAGCACTTCTAAGGAAATTTGGCGCTGAAACTCATGAGGTGAAAAATGGCCAAGAAGCTGTTTTTGCTCATCGCTCCGGTGAATGCTTTGATTTGATTTTGATGGACTTAGATATGCCAGTGATGGACGGTCGTCAG GCAACTAAGGAACTTCGAGACATGCATGTGGTTAGCTTGATTGCGGGAGTGACTTCCCTTGGAGAAGCTGAGAAGAAATCATTCATGGATGCTGGTCTTGATTATTATTATCAGAAACCGCTTACTATTGATGCAGTTCGTTATCTTGTGGAGAAAATAAAGAATGATGCTTAG